The Xyrauchen texanus isolate HMW12.3.18 chromosome 19, RBS_HiC_50CHRs, whole genome shotgun sequence genome segment atatatgctgagcattatctcctcccttataaggtccgtctctgactgacttagggagttttttatgcatatcagtaaaaagaaaaatcagtacataagatatgtgcgtgtgtttttacaatgagcgccccaccatgggccaccttggggcaaaggcgctctgtattatatatagctcgccgttggccggctcgttgaataatcactttgctttaaggctcaggcatctgcctctggctttatagagcgaagtcagcacgcacggcgttttgcatggtgttcccatagcgcaagctacttacgcaataggagagacctctcgagagggaacgactcggttactaacgtaacctcggttccctgagaggagggaacgagtattgtgtaagctgccgtgcttgtgcttggtcagtcgcttcagtcgattgaacctaaagaactctcatgacggggcgcctaatatatagccttagccacactaatcttggcgggctctgagcacgTGGGCGTGAaacgcgctcattggtcgcgcgttcagagtcgccccgtcattggttcgagcaagttgccgcagcacagccaatgaccgagctgcctcgctcattgctgtctgctgtgcagctgcaatgcgttttacataaagacttcaatatttctcgagaaactgagttttcccatagcgtaagctacttacgcaatactcgttccctcctctcagggaaccgaggttacgttagtaaccgagtcgttttgctTCAGCAGAGCAGCAGCTCCAGCtaaacttattccacaacgagagggCTTCTGTATTtgcttactttgtatttttgcattataattccctcatactttgcgatctacatcagctgaagctgtttggaaagtttacagtgcatctggactgtgagctgtgcaATTCTTCCTCTGCTAAGTCAGGTGCAAGCTGCAGTGCTactctcatcattagagtttaaagtgaaatcatgttacattaaattagatcaaatgactattcgacaacaaacatttttgtcgaattttttttattgttgacgttgtgGATAATATCGACTATTCATTTCAGCCCTAGGCCTAATTGCTGGTTTCCATGGTTGCAGCGCGCTGTGTTTGCCTGCTAACTAGTTTCAAATCTTGCAACCCGGGGTGTGGAATTGGGAAGTAGGCcaacacaggccaaaacacaaacagaagaaAAACATGGTCACTACAGTCGTGGTttctagtcatggttaatacaatattactacagtaaatccatggtaggttttcataagggtatcatttattaacgaggattaaagatcattatcaatgttttaataactctgaatttaaataaacctgtaaaaatggtcaaacaatctcattataatacatgtcacgtCTATGTGTGTTATTCTGTCATgaagcactgctccctctttgaacgagcACTGAAATGGTGAGCACTgtctgactgctggtgtattttaccATTTCTGCGggtcaagatgagcggaagaaaaatTGTTCCGGTGTCATGCAAATATTCGCTcatatacttatttttttctactaCGAAGCTTTTATgggatgcattaatattcatgtaatctaaataataagatcacttgtttgaaaaaaaaaaataataataataaacttcagaatcgatttttatgtgaggatcgatattcttgatagcACATCAGTATTTAGATACTTATTCCGAGTGGCGGAATCGCTCGCATATTGAACTATATAGGTGTCAAATTGTAGTGTTAAACAATTTCATTATCTAATGTAAGCATGTTGACAAACGCGACGGAACAAATGTTCAGCCGTACACTCTTTGCATGGTGAAATTGAATTAGCCTATCGTCGAAGCTCAAATTCTTAAAGGTGCTTTAATGGAAAAGTATTCAAAAAATGGTCCTACTCCCTTAagcatattaatgaaataagtgtcttgAAATATTttaccagtctctgtgacagctgttgACTTtgtaacagcaaacaaaaatgtgtccaggaACTAAAAAGGCACTGATTCTTTTCACCAGTCAATAATTTTGCTCGTTGTCATAATGTTGTATTTAAAGTGAATCTTTGAGGCTCTGATTCATAATATTTGTCAGATGAGGGCGCTAATGTGTCTCTGTTTAATTTGAAAAACACAACAAGCAATGCTGCTGTTTTGCTCGGTTTTTGTCTttaaaaattatctttggagggcggggttttggaatgagggggcgtggctactTCAACTGCTCAGTCACCTGATTGCTTCAAACGCTAAATTCTGCCTttaaataaaagcctttaaataaaaagttcaaCACTGTCATTGAAAGCCTAGAATTGCGATTTCCTGGCCTGGaaagtaatggaaattaataGTAAATTTTTGGGGAAAACCTATTAAATTCATGTACATTTCTTTAGTGAATATCTTATTTGCGTTTTAGTTATGCAAGCAATTGCTTTTATTGAGGACGatcaataacaatatatatttttaaacactaaTTATCACGAACGACTGGAATAGTCAttgaaattaattggtcaaaaggtgaagaaatactgtaaatatgacCTTCGAGTGAATGTATCATCGCTGTATTTTGatgcatattatgttttttctttcctttaaAGATGATCTGTGAAGATGCATGCAAACTGTCTGAAAGCACTACACCGTACAAGCAAATGTATAGAATAATAGGCgctgacaaaataaaatgtatgagattaatagtttattatattattgatgtaatattaaaaataaatattttacattcatttgaaaaatataatattgcgtttagattatttttattattaattataataaaaataataataatgcattgttGTTGGTCTTTTTCTATTTATTGACAGGCCTATTTGCTCTCAATGCACTCTGTAATGTGCATGCGTATAAACTCGCTGGCCTGTTAAACTGTTAATGGACAGCTCTGAGCAGGTTTAATCTCAGCACGAGCACAGCACGACAGACCCCTGGAGGCCGATCCTCGCTCATCGATTAACCCACGCGCTAGCGGTGGATGCGGAGGAGACGACTCGCGCACGCGATTAACCTCCGCGGTCACCAGTCTGCTTTCCTGCACCGATAATACCAAAATTCTGCTCTCTACCCCATTCCACAAAGCTGAGCCAAGAAAATTACCCCATCTTTTCCAGGAAAGGCTGATCGATACACTCCATATCTCACAGCGCAGACTGTAGCACGTACTCATTCTGCAGAGCCCTGGCAAAACTTTTCAATTCCAGCATACAGGCTGCAAACACATCTCCCAATAAGGGTGGTTCATTGAAGGCCAGTTGTGAAGAGACAGCAAATAGGATATCAGGTTCTGAATAAAGCTCACTGCTGTGTATGTTTGGAATGAAATGCTCCTAAAAATATTCCTTaatgccaaaaaataataatagttgaATAGCTCAGAGGAGGAATGTTGAAAGCAATCTCCAGGGAGAAAATATGCCCACTAACACCAGCATCGATCACATTGAAGATGACACAGCAGTAAGAAAATGAGACAAAACTCAATTCCTGCAGTTTTCTCTCTTGCAGCTCAGGACTAAAAGGGCAATTACCTACCATGCCTCTTATAAAGTGATAAAAGAGAGAAATAGCCTGGGCTCATTGTTTTATTCTATAGGGATTTGTCATATCTCAGACATTTAGCCATTTTCTCAACAGTCAACTCATCCTTTCACTTAGCTCCATCATTTTGTGGCAACATTCATCATATCCCGATACCAGCATGATACACCAGTGTGTGTGCATTGGGAGAAAAGACTAAACTGAATGGGCTATTTTGGTGCAGATTCCAGCCTCACAATAGATCTCTCACCTCTCTGAATTTAGTATTCCATCGTAAATCTGCAAAAAAGGATACTGAAAGTGCAAATGCCACTCTCCCATGTTTTAGAGTGGGAGTGGAATGGCAGGGCGAGGGGTAGGTCACCACTGAGGTCAGTTCTGAATTACAGACTGTCACTGCTTGGACAGGGTGTCCGCACACCAGGAGACCCTGTCATTGCTTAGAGGCTGACAGACCTTGTGCTCAGACGAAGCACAAGCCCAAGTTATATTGGACACTCTTTCTATAAAATACTATTTAACTTAAGCTGTCCTCCTGTCAGTGTAGAAGACATAAGACAGCTCTAAATAAAACTTGCTTGTTATAGATACAAAGTTTAGTGCAACCAGATTTTTAATTCCTCTTCACCACTTTGAGACAGGGACAGGATTCAAGCCCtagcattttaattaaatagAAGTTTGAATTCATAATACTGCAGTAAGGATGCACAATCAGTGACCATCTCGGTCAATATTTTGCAGGTAATTTTTTTAGACAATCAAATGGGTCTCATTAGGTTAATATTGAAACATTATAACATCAGATCTTATAGTATACTCTTATTCTATGGCAGGTTTCAAAAGTGTAACACCATTTTCCATCTTTTGTGCCAAGATTGGAAAGTTTTGATGAGGCATGTACAATGTGAGTTTAGAATATTTTTGAGAAAACAGTTTAGCCAAAATAGTATTGTTATAATATCTGCCATCATATCTGTAATCATTATagcattacaataaaaatattttggccACAACAAATTACTTGTTAaaattgggtaacactttataataagattccatttgttaacataagttaacaagattacttaacatgaactaacaatgaacaatacttttacagaatgtattaatctaggttcatgttaatttcaacatataataatacattttttaaatcaaaagttgtatttgttaacattagttagtgcactatgaactaacaattaataattttaatttgattaactatcattaacaaagattaataaatgctgtaaaaaatatattgttcattgttagttcatgatgtctaatgcattaagtaatgttaactaatggaaccttactgcaaagtgttaccaaaaatttTAATCGCATTTCTTAACTGATTACTTTAGCAAAAAAGTTAtgacattactaattactttactttaaaGTTACGGTTCTAAAATACTTTAATACTAAGTAATCTGATCACAATTTTACAGAAGTAATTAGTGATTTGTTGTGAATtacattttgagtaatttacccaacactgttgaCCAATAAGAATCAGGTTACactacttttaatttaaaaaccaattagattacagtaactaattactttgtaatctgtTTACACCAAACACTGTTGGTCAACATTTTGCATTCAGATATGTTAGTATTATCATTTCTACTATTGACTATCACTGTATATagtgtatacagtactgtgcaaaagttttaggcacataagatgttttacaaaaacatttgtctttagatggttatttatatcttcatctttagtgtgtcaataggaaatatgtattttagacttccaaacattacttttgcaaataaaatagaacagggagccctgtaaCAATTGGCATGGGCTAGAGTCAGTCTAGCATTACATGAAGAGTTAGAAGCTAtcgagacagcctaaatagatagaataaTTGTGGCacgttctccaagaagcttggaacatcctatctgccaacaaccaagaaaaactgtgtctagGTGTACCTAGAAGTATTTgttctgttttgaaggcaaaggtggtcacaccaaatattgatttatctttttgttatgtttactggacttaattgataaataaaaactatttatggcattattgttgtatactgtatatatatatatatatatagagagagagagagagagagagagagagagagagaggtacatGTACATCCCTCATGGATAGCCAATATTCATTTATCAATATACTGTAGGTTCATTAGTATAAGTGGAAGCTGCTTTTTACTGTAAGTTCCTTTCATTGTAAGGACTTCTTCAGGGCttttagaatattcctttaacttccaattacattttaatttcaaggGCATCTGCATTGCTGATGTAAAATGGTAATCAATTAAAAGTCTGATTAAAGCTCTATTCACAGTCCCATGATAACAGCCTTGTGGCATGCAGATACCTCTCTGTTGAAGGCAAAACTGAAAGATATCATCGCATTACCTTAGGGGTTCACTTAGACCGGTCTCTGTGTGTGCTTTGGCGTTAACATTTGAAGAAACTTAAAAGGTGAAGATGCTGTTGCTCTTCAACTGCAACCTCACACATTCCCCCCAGGAGTCTCTTTCGCAGAAGCCCTTGTGCTGCTTTAGACACCTTGCCTGCCTCTCTCCTTTCAAAATTCCCACTTTCATCATAGTTCCTCACAAATCTAACATTTCTGAAAACTACTTCCTGCTCTCATTTGTCATGTTGCCTGATTTAGTTAGTCaccacttttttcaaaacactcaTTAATAAATCATTCAGCAAGATAGATTTGACAAACAAATTATACTTTTGAACTGAGATACACTCCTGGCCTGTACATTTTAATCTGAACATAATAAAGCCCATTACAATTATCTGGTGGCCTTGTACTCCTAATACTTCTTAGCGAGATGACATGCATAAGGAGTCATGTCATTACACAGGAACTTCTGTTTTTCCGCTGATGCCATCAAGAGCAAGGGCCCTGGCAAAGGGGAACCTATATAAGGGGTCAAATTCGGTTCCAGTCTGAGCCACTTCTGATTGACTGCTGTATCTGGGAAGGTAAGTAGGAAACCAAACACACTTTTGTTCCTCTTCTGGCTCACAAAAACACTAAACAACCAAATCTTTACTATTTTACAATTTAGGATTAACTTAACCAAAAGCATTTGCACTCTattcatacatatttatataatttcttCACCTTTGCAGCATTCCGGGCAGCTTGTACATGCCTGTTTCCACAGCTTCTGCCCATCATGGTCCTGTTGCTACAGGCAGCAGCAATAATCCTGCTGCTGGCCTTCCTGCCTGGATCAGTCGCTACTCCATCACGGCACCTGTGTGGCTCCAACCTGGTGGATGCGCTTTACCTAGTCTGTGGGCCCAAGGGTTTCTTTTACTCCAACAGAAGCAAGAGGGACCTGAAGGCTTTGTTGCGTGAGGATTCTATGTTTAAACTAGATGTACATGCACTATCAGTCAAAactttggacacacctactcattctttgttattaccattttccattttttggagtgacagttaaaaagaaaaaaaactaactATGAACACAAATGGGATTATGTAGAGCccaaaatattcaaacaaatcaaaactatcaTATATTTAGCTTCATCCAAATTCATGACATACCCACCTAGGATGATTTTAAACAGAATTGCTGCTTTACCTGCACTATCCAGACTAATTTTTTGGTTTGTTAACGAAAACTAATTTTAAGCAGTCAAACTTAAGGCTTTAGAGTCCAAAATTTTACTGGTAGTCGTGCAAGAGTATCAAAACTGATAAAGATTTGCTTATCATAGTTGAAGTATTGATAAGTGTTCCCCTATCCTCTCAGATTTGCTCTCAAATCTAGCGGATTATGAGGTAGTGGAGGCTGATCCATTAAAAGAGAATGTGATGAAGATGAAGAGAGGGATAGTGGAACAGTGCTGTCACAGGCCCTGCACCATGTATCACCTGGAGGACTATTGTAGCTGAAACTCTCTCTGTGAACAAGCATAAATGCTAGGTGAACGTTCAagattttacaaataaattataaagtgCAAGAAAATAATATGATTTTGTGTGTCAATTTGAatggtctttaaaaaaaaaaagaaaaaagtttgtccaagttttttttatctgacaAAGAAACATTCTGGTTTCTCTTGTGGTGTTCTGGCACCCTCTGCTGGAAGGTTTTCATTGGTTTTCACCTCTCAAACTGATAAGAAATGGATAACATAATGCTTAAAATGAAATGTCCTTAGTAGTATACAATTAAAATGAGAAACAAACTGTTTAAAAAGGCCAtagtcttttatttaaaaaaaaaaaataaggcaaTCAACTTTCTAcctttttaaaattgataaaagGGGTTTGTAGTACATTGTGGTACCTACTGACAGAAGAAAAGCAAACTAACTAAAACTAACAACAATAAATCAAAAGAACAAATGCTGACAATATACCGACAAATAGACTTCCAGACTAagatgaataaatctgaacagttCCTTAAACAATGTATAAGGAATTTTATCCTAATAAAAATGTAACCAACTCTGAACTTTATTAACATACCCAGTGCTGAACAAAACTAGATTACTGAAAACcttaagtaaataatattttcacattacATCAGTGGTAAGAAAGGGAGATGTCAATGCTTTAGCCTAATTGTCTCTGTATTACATCagcaaaaacacaaatataacaTACATAAATAAGATCTAAATTCTGAGGGACACAGTCAAGACATTTATGTGCTGGACTATCCCGTCACAGTGTTCAtgttaaacttaaaatatttgaaaagtcttccagggtcactCCAAAAAAGTTTAATGCAGTTTCTTGTTACcttgaaaagaaaacaaaagtatCATTATAAGATGACAATTTACATGTAATTTATAGAGAAAATACACAAAACTTTATATGAATATGACATGAGTTAATAAGTTAAACTGTGTTCTAAGCAGACGCTGTGATAATGCGACAATAATATTGCACAGTATCTTTCAAGTTAATTCGAATTTTTGACCACAAGCAACGAGCGACAGCACGAGGTGTTAATTGCTTGGTTTCTAGTTCTGTGGCGTTGCACTGGCTTGCTCCACCCACCGTGAAATCTTGTTGCTCCAAAATCCCACTTCTCATAACTTTATTTTAAACACCAAGTATGTTCTAATTTGACTGTGACTGTGTCATGACACACAGCAGTTCCATGTTCACCTTGGATAGACAAATGTTTGTTGTTGGAATTGTATTGCATCATGTCTGTTTAGGACATGGTGTTATTGTCCATTGATGCTGTACTCAAGTAACTCACCCGGTGTAAGAACTGTGGTTGGCTGCTGGTTTTCTTTGTGCTCATGTTTAAAAGCCTTGCTGGGGTCGAATCTATGAGACGCCTGGCATGACTTGAGTCGATCCAGCTCTTGCTTCTGTTTTCCAACTTGTGTTCGGAGCTTAGACGTCTCCTGCAGAAACACATGTACAAACATGGACATGGTCAGCTATGCAGAAAGAACAAACTAAAAACTAGGCCTGTGGATTTTGGACATTTGGGATTGGGGTTTGGTGGGGAGCCATGGAGTCTCAATACCACTGCATGCTGTTCCATTCCATCAGTTGTTCAAAAGTCAcacaataatttaattttttaaatcaataattgcGGTCTCCACACAGGCACTTGTGTCCTTCCCTATTGAAAACTCTAAACCATGAATACTGACAACAATAAAgatatagttcactcaaaaatgaaaattcactcattatttacttaccctcatgccacacTAGATTTGTATAAacccatgactccagtggtttaattaatgtcttcagaagcaatattgtggggatgggtgagaaacaaatcaatatttaagttccgtttaccataaattctcctccctgcccagtagctggcaatatgcatgaaaaatgtgaattgcaaaaaaaaaaaaaaaggaggtgtaagtgaagatttatagttaaaaaggacttaattaatgatctgtttctcaccaacacccataatagcacttcagaagacatggatataaccactggattacttttattctgctttaATACTGTATGCtattttggactttcaaagttctgaccaccattcacttgcatcgaatACTTCTATAGAGGggatatattgttttaaaaatctttgtgccctgcagaagaaagaaattcatacacatctgcagGGCTGGGAACCGAACTCATTGGAAATGTTATTCAGAACCAGttccattcttaaaaaaaaaataaaaataccaaaatCGTATGATCACTATAACTTTCGGCTCCATTAACGGTTCTACTGTGAGCAATTTTCCGCCGACCCGGCTGTAACACCATCCTGTGTACTAGTGTATTTGATTCCCGATCTCGAAccagctcttttgaatctacagcgcgaaaCATACAGTGCTTCCATTTATAGTCCAGTATGCAAGTATTCTtatactgatgtgcaagttatAAATGTCCAACTCAAAATTAAGTAAGAACTGTTGAAATCTGACAagcctgaagtacaacattaggctacaaaacatagtctaaactgtctctggaacagttactgtttatttaatgatgacctgTGTCTCCGTTAAATCAACAGTGCAGTTACAGACTGCTggttcatatgacaatgtataaTTAAAGATACACAAGTTTTGTTGTGATAAGtggaattttattttataaaagaataaaacaaataaatgaaatatgccatcacatCTTTTGTTGGTttagatttctttatttaaaatagagtACGGATCTATTATTGTAAATACAGTAGGTCTCTAAAAGTctgcaaacacacattttacaAGAACTGTATAAAATTAatttctgctctgtagaaatctgaaatgatctcagaTAGCAGAGGGTAGTGAATACTTAAataattgcatttctcatttttaaataattattttaaaaaaggtaATAAAAGAATGACTGGAATCGTTAAGGAACTGGAATTGTTAAGAGGATTCGGAACCAGAATAGTTAAAATCCTTACAATTCccagtcttacacatctggaataacatgagggtgagtaaataatgagaattttaatttctgggttaaatatccctttaagttacaCTACAGTGCAGACTCATACATGTATACATAAGCCTTACTTGTTTGAGCTCAAAGTTCTCCTCTTTGAGTTTGACCATGTGCCTGATCTTCTGTCGCTGGTTTTGATGGCCCATCAGATTGGCGTAAGCATCAGCTAACTTGTTCAGCTCAGCCTGCGTAGAACCTTTTTCATTCAGCAAGGCGTTCCTCTCTGCTGCAAAGCTGTCCAGCTGTTCctgaggacaaaaaaaaaaaaaaaagagaggaaatcatctgtcattttcaGCCCCTGTCGATCTGCTACTGGAAAAAACACAGGTTGGCAGAAGTAGACCTTTTGCAGCAcctgaagtttattttttaataatgtccCTTAGCATTTAAGTCTGACATTAATAGTCTGTGTGGCTCATCTCAGTGTGGATAGTTTTGTGAACCCACCACacatctaaaacacaaaatatattggACATGACAGCAAATATGCAGTGCCCttactcatttcacatgcaaagaggACATAGAATTAAACAGACTGTTTTTCGCTGCGGTGCCTTTATTTTAAAAGGTCAGAGAGAGGGTACTAAATTATGACCATTCTTACtttgtgaagaagaaaaaaaaaaaaggacaatatAAGTGGACAGAGGAAAAGttgtataaatacaattatataaattcTTTGAAGAAAATCTGTGTACCTGAAATGGTTTAACTTTAGCATAGAGCTCTTCATACAAGTTTCTCCAGTGCTCAGTCTCAGCGTTACATTTGCTGTGGGTGAAAACATAGATGACAAGACTGATTAAATACAATAATAACAATGCATATGGATATGCACACTGCATGTCAGACTTCATAAGGACACCATCTAGGACTAGATACAGTTGAGTTGACTTTCCCACCTCTGCAGCTGTGCCTCTACAGTTTGTTTGCGGAAGTCCTGTCTCTCCTCCTCCATCTGTCTGTATAGCTGTTGTCTCTCCTGCTGCCATGCTGCAGCGTGACATTGAGCAGTGGCTCTTTCCTCGCCCACCTGCCTGTGCAGCTCAGAAACCTCTGCCTCCAGATCCTCCACAAGGCACTGCAGCCTGCTGGCATCCACAGACTCCCTCCTCTTCTGTTCATCTTGCAGTTGAGTCTGAGCCCGCTCCCTCTCTCTTCTCTCCTGCTCCACCTCTGCCTGCAGGCGACTCAGCTCCTTACTTTGTGTCTCTGCTGCATGCTTCAACACTTCCTCTGTCTGAGCCAGTTTAGTCTGAAGTTCTAAAAGCATCCTGTAACACACATCACACTGTGATAAATACCCCATCACACTGACTAGGGCTATAGCCATGCTTCCCACTCCTTTAGTCGAAAAAACTTCATTGACTTTGTCATGTCAGAAGAATTTTATTCGccatatacatttacatgtattaggAATTTTTCTTGGTGTTTGGTCACAACACAGTATATTCAACGCACACATCtcagacaacacaacacaaatacCATCCTAATAAACAGATATTGCACctaatatacaaatacacaaacgTCCTCTCGTTAACATGAACTCAtctacagatgctctttacagaattGGTGGTTtcgttaaagagacagtaccgatttttTGCATATGTTCAACAAAACAAtctaaatacttgtaaatagaacAAATAATGCCATTAAACAATAAACGTGTAACAAACAATTCTATATGcaatatatcttatttattgattgaa includes the following:
- the insb gene encoding preproinsulin b, which translates into the protein MVLLLQAAAIILLLAFLPGSVATPSRHLCGSNLVDALYLVCGPKGFFYSNRSKRDLKALLHLLSNLADYEVVEADPLKENVMKMKRGIVEQCCHRPCTMYHLEDYCS